Proteins encoded by one window of Porphyromonas vaginalis:
- a CDS encoding InlB B-repeat-containing protein, which yields MKRILPLMLTLLVMVLTGTAHAAVANFMGGAAPSSALDKTGELREQTMYTVNYSLSDPKVKMKVSWTDQTTYVETQVKSGDKVPAGTDVMFFVFLEGGYEMESWIIDGNPVPLDETFPWRQIITINKDITVQAIVKMGARKYKISLGKGQGGSIEGKYVDEEGYNRTFDGEQDIQEGTEVSIRATPDPNRMVDKWYLNRKEVASSAEDPNLYVLTVSEPATVYVTFKEGKSGYVVNYTADEHGSIEKAEVYLPSGITTFTSGESISAGVKVKFTAKPDKGYDVDMWYVNDQPAEAFYAGKTEFETTVQGKMDVKVTFKKGAPAQYPVSWEIEGGLFVAKYKAEGSDKWTAIKSGERVLDGTKLTLWVNPGKNEVKEWYINGELREDLAGAGIKETVITIEGATKIKVICGPATPAPASYTLTYSVSPKEQAKLTVTNAKTKEAITSGSKVVEGTQITCQLAIPEGSMWQLEKWTIGGKDYTEGAKKSTITLTIDKDLDIQAVLLDHTSVAAPAHTSYAVSMQEGMLVIAGLVTPTQVDLYNTAGELILSRQMETSTLAIGDLPQGVYYLVVAGQSYKVINK from the coding sequence ATGAAACGAATATTACCACTTATGCTGACGCTGCTCGTGATGGTGCTCACTGGTACCGCACATGCAGCTGTGGCTAACTTCATGGGGGGGGCGGCCCCCAGCTCTGCGCTCGATAAGACGGGAGAGCTAAGAGAGCAGACGATGTACACGGTGAACTACTCCTTATCTGACCCCAAAGTCAAGATGAAAGTTTCCTGGACCGACCAAACAACCTATGTAGAAACCCAAGTCAAGAGTGGAGACAAAGTACCAGCTGGTACCGACGTGATGTTCTTTGTTTTTCTTGAGGGTGGCTACGAGATGGAGAGCTGGATCATCGATGGAAACCCCGTGCCTCTAGATGAAACCTTCCCCTGGCGACAGATTATAACGATCAACAAGGATATTACTGTGCAAGCTATCGTAAAGATGGGTGCCCGTAAGTATAAGATCTCCCTCGGGAAGGGTCAAGGAGGCAGTATCGAGGGTAAGTACGTAGACGAAGAAGGCTATAATAGGACCTTTGACGGCGAACAGGATATCCAAGAGGGTACAGAGGTCTCTATCCGTGCGACACCAGATCCTAACCGTATGGTCGACAAGTGGTATCTCAATAGGAAAGAGGTAGCATCCTCAGCTGAGGATCCTAACCTCTACGTACTGACAGTGTCAGAGCCTGCTACGGTATATGTCACTTTCAAGGAAGGTAAGTCTGGCTATGTAGTCAACTATACTGCTGACGAGCATGGATCGATCGAAAAAGCCGAGGTATACCTACCTTCTGGCATTACGACCTTCACCTCTGGAGAGTCTATCTCTGCGGGAGTGAAGGTGAAGTTCACCGCTAAGCCTGACAAGGGTTATGATGTGGACATGTGGTATGTCAACGATCAGCCTGCAGAGGCTTTCTATGCTGGCAAGACTGAGTTTGAGACCACGGTCCAAGGCAAGATGGATGTCAAGGTTACCTTTAAGAAGGGTGCACCGGCACAGTATCCTGTCAGCTGGGAGATAGAGGGTGGTCTCTTCGTGGCCAAGTACAAGGCTGAAGGCTCTGATAAGTGGACTGCCATAAAGAGTGGCGAACGTGTACTCGATGGTACAAAGCTGACCCTATGGGTGAACCCTGGAAAGAATGAGGTCAAAGAGTGGTACATCAATGGTGAGCTACGAGAGGACCTAGCAGGAGCCGGCATCAAGGAGACCGTCATTACCATCGAGGGTGCGACCAAGATCAAGGTGATCTGTGGCCCAGCAACTCCAGCACCCGCCTCCTACACGCTTACCTACTCAGTGTCACCTAAGGAGCAGGCTAAGCTAACCGTCACTAACGCTAAGACCAAGGAGGCTATCACCTCTGGCTCTAAGGTTGTAGAGGGTACCCAGATCACCTGCCAGCTAGCAATCCCCGAGGGATCTATGTGGCAGCTGGAGAAGTGGACCATCGGTGGCAAGGACTACACAGAGGGTGCTAAGAAGTCAACCATCACGCTGACCATCGATAAGGATCTAGATATACAAGCAGTACTCCTAGATCACACCTCTGTAGCGGCTCCTGCTCACACGAGCTATGCAGTCTCTATGCAAGAGGGTATGCTCGTCATCGCAGGTCTCGTCACGCCTACTCAGGTAGACCTATACAATACGGCAGGCGAGCTCATCCTATCACGCCAGATGGAGACGAGCACGCTAGCTATCGGTGACCTACCTCAAGGTGTCTACTACCTCGTCGTAGCTGGCCAGTCGTACAAAGTCATCAATAAGTAG
- a CDS encoding UDP-2,3-diacylglucosamine diphosphatase yields the protein MGAIYFLSDAHLGSPYHDDPRRAELRLVAWLRSIADDSEAVYLLGDMLDYWFDYKYVVPRGAVRFLAALADLVERGVEVHYIMGNHDLWLTDYFTQELGVIVHRDTVVCQLKGRTFRLSHGHREYALRYKKERWLFGIFESRLARRLYAAIHPRWTVGFAQRWAYRNRLRQMRAADDPSRPGYNPQMNVERDEWLVQYTKELIQQHPEIDYYIYGHRHLLLNLSLPDDRRCIILGDWIHYNSYARWDGESLTLSLYDAQ from the coding sequence ATGGGAGCTATATACTTTCTCTCAGATGCACACCTAGGGTCGCCCTATCACGACGATCCTAGGCGTGCTGAACTACGACTAGTCGCCTGGCTACGCTCCATAGCGGACGATTCCGAGGCGGTCTACCTGCTGGGCGATATGCTCGACTACTGGTTTGACTACAAGTATGTCGTGCCGAGGGGGGCGGTACGCTTCCTCGCTGCTCTGGCAGACCTCGTGGAGCGGGGTGTCGAGGTGCACTACATCATGGGCAATCACGACCTCTGGCTCACCGATTACTTTACCCAGGAGCTAGGCGTCATCGTGCATCGTGACACGGTCGTCTGCCAGCTCAAAGGACGCACCTTCCGCCTGTCGCACGGACATCGGGAGTATGCCCTACGCTACAAGAAGGAGCGGTGGCTCTTTGGCATCTTCGAGAGCCGACTAGCACGGCGTCTCTATGCTGCGATCCACCCTCGCTGGACGGTCGGCTTCGCACAGCGGTGGGCTTACCGCAACCGCCTGCGACAGATGCGAGCTGCCGACGATCCGTCACGACCTGGCTACAATCCGCAGATGAATGTGGAGCGCGACGAGTGGCTCGTGCAGTACACCAAAGAGCTGATCCAGCAGCATCCCGAGATAGACTACTATATATATGGTCATCGTCACCTGCTGCTCAACCTCTCGCTCCCCGATGATCGTCGCTGCATCATCCTCGGCGACTGGATCCACTACAACTCTTATGCTCGCTGGGACGGTGAGTCGCTCACCTTATCGCTCTACGACGCGCAGTAA
- a CDS encoding metal-sulfur cluster assembly factor: METLQLEEQIVKMLRTVYDPEIPVNIYDLGLIYNVDIQEEGAKVVITMTLTAPNCPAADFILQDVQIKVESIKGVKRCDIELTFDPPWDSSMMSEEAQLELGFL; encoded by the coding sequence ATGGAGACACTACAACTAGAGGAGCAGATCGTCAAGATGCTCCGCACCGTCTACGACCCTGAGATCCCTGTCAATATCTACGACCTAGGTCTCATCTACAATGTGGATATACAGGAGGAGGGTGCTAAGGTGGTGATCACGATGACACTCACGGCGCCCAATTGCCCGGCCGCAGACTTCATCCTGCAGGATGTACAGATCAAGGTCGAGAGCATCAAAGGCGTCAAGCGGTGTGACATCGAGCTCACCTTCGACCCACCGTGGGATAGCTCGATGATGTCCGAAGAGGCTCAGCTGGAGCTGGGCTTCCTCTAG
- a CDS encoding S46 family peptidase: MTTHLRRVLLLLLTSLTLSAVALADGGMWLLEQMADQADELRAKGLQIPVEEIYNPDGPCLQRAVVMFDGGCSGVFVSDQGLVLTNHHCGYDQIQSHSAVEHNYLRDGIWTQSMREELPCPGLEVISIDKITNVTDQVNKLLQKSPYKEDPMAAFSIATLTKMIPAIVGEEAMKQPGIRYELKPFYGGNRYYLFTKKVFTDVRLVAAPPSAIGKYGSDTDNWMWPRHTGDFSIFRVYVDKNNNPADYSADNVPYKPERFAAVSTSGVQRDDFALIMGFPGTTNHFFTEAQVDEWSEIDNNIRIEMRGLRQEVMLRRMLADEKVNIQYAAKYAYSQNGYKRAQGANWAIRTRNLQATKRAQQDALASWAKANNRPEVTKAIQTIADCVAARREARRVQWYLMEGILTPIEFLQIPLVDGQKLQQWSDPKVREEIISELRSGYVAFYNKDYDPTVDKEVATVLLQRYTERIDEAHWPEALREGVAQYGSVQAYVAHLFDSSIFADPARFDAFLKTPSREQLLSDPMMQFTVSTINLFVQMREQQAAYDDPIKLAHRDYVRGAMDMQGARKVWPDANLTLRFTYGNVRGYTPRDNVYYGHQTTLTGVMEKEDPNSWEFALPDQIKEIYKQKDYGVYALPNGEMPVNFCATTHTTGGNSGSPVFDSKGRLIGLNFDRNWEGVGGDIEYLPDYQRSIILDIRYLLMLVDKYGHCQRLIDEMNLVK; the protein is encoded by the coding sequence ATGACAACTCACCTAAGAAGAGTACTTCTACTCCTGCTTACCAGTCTCACCCTCTCGGCCGTGGCACTGGCCGACGGAGGTATGTGGCTACTGGAGCAGATGGCTGACCAAGCTGACGAACTCCGAGCTAAGGGGCTACAGATCCCTGTGGAGGAGATATACAATCCTGACGGCCCCTGCTTGCAGCGTGCGGTCGTAATGTTTGACGGAGGCTGCTCAGGCGTCTTCGTCTCGGACCAAGGACTCGTTTTGACCAACCACCACTGTGGCTACGATCAGATACAGAGCCACTCTGCCGTAGAGCACAACTACCTGCGTGACGGCATTTGGACGCAGTCCATGCGTGAGGAGCTACCCTGTCCTGGACTGGAGGTGATCTCTATCGATAAGATCACCAACGTGACCGACCAGGTGAATAAGCTGCTCCAGAAGTCTCCCTACAAGGAGGACCCGATGGCGGCTTTCTCCATTGCGACGCTCACCAAGATGATTCCCGCGATCGTTGGCGAGGAGGCAATGAAGCAACCTGGCATTCGTTACGAGCTGAAGCCCTTCTACGGGGGCAACCGTTACTACCTCTTTACCAAGAAGGTCTTTACCGACGTACGGCTTGTAGCGGCTCCGCCCAGTGCTATCGGTAAGTATGGCTCCGACACGGACAACTGGATGTGGCCTCGCCACACGGGAGACTTCTCTATCTTCCGCGTCTATGTGGACAAGAACAATAACCCCGCCGACTACAGCGCTGACAATGTGCCGTACAAGCCAGAGCGCTTTGCCGCAGTCTCTACTTCAGGCGTGCAGCGTGACGACTTTGCGCTGATTATGGGCTTCCCTGGCACGACCAATCACTTCTTCACAGAGGCGCAGGTGGACGAGTGGTCTGAGATAGACAATAACATACGTATCGAGATGCGTGGTCTGCGTCAGGAAGTGATGCTGCGACGTATGCTTGCTGACGAAAAGGTCAACATACAGTACGCTGCTAAGTATGCTTACTCGCAAAACGGCTATAAGCGCGCTCAAGGTGCCAACTGGGCAATCCGTACTCGCAACCTACAAGCGACTAAGCGTGCGCAACAGGACGCGCTGGCTAGCTGGGCTAAGGCAAACAATCGTCCTGAAGTGACCAAAGCTATCCAGACAATCGCTGACTGTGTCGCTGCCCGTCGGGAGGCGCGTCGTGTGCAGTGGTACCTCATGGAGGGTATCCTGACGCCGATCGAGTTCCTACAGATCCCGCTCGTAGATGGTCAGAAGCTCCAGCAGTGGAGCGACCCGAAGGTGCGCGAGGAGATCATCAGCGAGCTGCGTAGTGGCTACGTGGCCTTCTATAATAAGGACTACGACCCAACGGTCGACAAGGAGGTTGCGACAGTACTCCTGCAGCGCTACACGGAGCGTATCGATGAGGCGCACTGGCCAGAAGCTCTTCGCGAGGGCGTGGCTCAGTATGGCTCCGTACAGGCTTATGTAGCTCATCTCTTCGACAGCTCGATCTTTGCTGATCCTGCACGCTTCGACGCTTTCCTCAAGACTCCCTCACGTGAGCAGCTCCTAAGCGATCCGATGATGCAGTTTACGGTCTCTACGATCAATCTCTTTGTCCAGATGCGTGAGCAGCAGGCTGCTTACGATGATCCGATCAAGCTGGCTCACAGAGACTACGTGCGTGGCGCGATGGATATGCAGGGCGCGCGCAAGGTGTGGCCCGATGCCAACCTGACGCTCCGCTTTACCTACGGCAATGTGCGTGGCTACACGCCTCGCGACAACGTCTACTACGGGCATCAGACGACCCTCACAGGTGTGATGGAAAAGGAAGACCCCAACAGCTGGGAGTTTGCCCTGCCTGACCAGATCAAAGAGATCTACAAGCAAAAGGACTACGGCGTCTATGCGCTACCGAATGGCGAGATGCCGGTCAACTTCTGCGCTACGACCCACACGACGGGCGGTAACTCGGGTAGCCCTGTCTTCGACAGCAAGGGGCGCCTCATCGGGCTCAACTTCGACCGCAACTGGGAGGGTGTCGGTGGCGACATCGAGTACCTACCAGACTACCAGAGGAGCATTATCCTAGATATACGCTACCTCCTCATGCTGGTCGACAAGTATGGTCACTGCCAGCGTCTGATCGACGAGATGAACCTTGTTAAGTAA
- a CDS encoding CYTH domain-containing protein → MLEIERKYLVSRDDYLREASHHHHIRQGYLTADGRVTVRVRIIDEEARLTFKGGSTPDGLIRSEWEYAIPVADAEEMLRQCASSSLEKVRYYVPYEGFVWEVDRFGGRLEGLVMAEVELTNPADRPALPPWLGREVTGDPRYYNAMLAQELTPPPTT, encoded by the coding sequence ATGCTAGAGATCGAGCGCAAGTACCTCGTCAGTCGTGATGACTACCTCCGAGAGGCGTCTCACCACCACCATATCCGTCAGGGCTATCTGACAGCAGATGGGCGGGTGACGGTGCGGGTGCGCATCATCGATGAGGAGGCGCGACTCACCTTCAAGGGAGGCTCCACCCCCGACGGACTCATCCGCTCCGAGTGGGAGTACGCGATTCCTGTCGCTGATGCTGAGGAGATGCTGCGCCAGTGCGCTAGCAGTAGCCTCGAGAAGGTGCGCTACTACGTGCCTTATGAGGGTTTCGTGTGGGAGGTAGACCGCTTCGGCGGGCGGCTAGAAGGCTTGGTCATGGCAGAGGTAGAGTTGACGAACCCCGCAGATCGTCCTGCGCTCCCCCCATGGCTGGGGCGCGAAGTGACGGGCGACCCGCGCTACTACAACGCTATGCTAGCGCAAGAGCTGACGCCACCACCCACCACCTAA
- a CDS encoding DUF2027 domain-containing protein yields MAQNIKVGDTIRYLNASGGGVVKRIERGVAWVEGPDGFELPTPLHECVVVDSRDTFVPAYKPPVVKRQEPTVQQPKSSAPIATPATPEPAAEAEQDLSFVAPLSKGPWFDRSGGEQLQVHVAYLPVSYEHFGQSPYETYLINESNYHLLFTYSTTTSAGGYKLRSAGVLEPDMRVLVEEFDASEINDHAVSHFQFVAYKPERTYRSMPPVERQVRMDVVKLVKRHAFRENPFFDEDALVIPVLEAYDGTQQALAEEPAPASMPATNRRGALPQRAIERAEQATATQKAPQKAPQKPTKKSVAKPQPEAKRPETPAAPQAAPAAPEQTIEKVGLEAERILPNATGMTPHEVLLFQLKNFRRELDKRLDRRGSKVIFIHGAGQGVLHQLIINRIEQDYPMVQYRDVTFDGFPMGAIEVTISAK; encoded by the coding sequence ATGGCACAGAATATAAAAGTAGGAGACACCATCCGCTACCTCAATGCGTCGGGCGGTGGTGTCGTCAAGCGCATCGAGCGTGGTGTGGCGTGGGTCGAGGGCCCCGACGGCTTCGAGCTACCCACACCGCTACATGAATGTGTCGTGGTAGACAGCCGCGACACCTTCGTACCAGCATACAAGCCCCCCGTAGTGAAGCGACAAGAGCCGACAGTGCAGCAACCTAAAAGCAGTGCACCCATAGCGACTCCAGCTACACCAGAGCCGGCGGCGGAGGCCGAACAAGACTTGAGCTTTGTGGCACCCCTCTCCAAGGGACCTTGGTTTGACCGCTCAGGAGGCGAGCAGTTACAGGTGCATGTCGCCTATCTGCCCGTATCGTACGAGCACTTCGGACAGTCGCCCTATGAGACCTATCTGATCAACGAGAGCAACTACCATCTCCTCTTCACTTATAGCACGACAACCTCAGCGGGAGGCTACAAGCTCCGCTCAGCGGGCGTCCTAGAGCCGGATATGCGGGTGCTCGTTGAGGAGTTTGATGCGTCAGAGATCAACGACCACGCTGTCTCACACTTCCAGTTTGTCGCTTACAAGCCCGAGCGCACCTATCGCTCCATGCCACCCGTAGAGCGTCAGGTGCGTATGGATGTGGTCAAACTGGTGAAGCGTCACGCCTTTCGTGAGAATCCCTTCTTTGACGAGGATGCGCTTGTGATCCCCGTCCTAGAGGCGTACGATGGCACCCAGCAAGCTCTCGCCGAGGAGCCTGCGCCAGCGTCCATGCCAGCAACGAATCGTCGAGGAGCTTTGCCACAGCGTGCTATCGAGCGTGCGGAGCAGGCGACGGCTACACAAAAGGCTCCGCAGAAGGCACCGCAAAAGCCTACCAAGAAGAGTGTGGCTAAGCCTCAGCCTGAGGCCAAGCGTCCTGAGACTCCAGCGGCTCCACAGGCTGCGCCTGCAGCTCCCGAGCAAACCATCGAGAAGGTGGGACTAGAGGCAGAGCGTATCCTCCCGAATGCTACGGGGATGACTCCGCACGAGGTGCTACTCTTTCAGTTGAAGAACTTTCGCCGTGAGCTAGACAAGCGTCTAGATCGTCGTGGCAGCAAGGTGATCTTCATCCATGGAGCTGGTCAGGGCGTCCTGCATCAGCTGATCATCAACCGCATCGAGCAGGACTACCCGATGGTGCAGTATCGTGACGTTACGTTCGACGGCTTCCCGATGGGCGCTATCGAAGTCACCATTTCAGCAAAGTAA
- the gmd gene encoding GDP-mannose 4,6-dehydratase — translation MSRPIALITGITGQDGSYLAELLLSKGYEVHGTLRRASYFNTARIEHLYLDDWVRDQSQRRKIELHWADMTDSSSLIRIIQEVRPTEIYNLAAQSHVKVSFDVPEYTGDVTAIGTLRLLEAVRILGMSQSVRIYQASTSELYGHVAETPQNELTPFRPCSPYACAKLYAYWIIRNYRESYGMFAVNGILFNHESERRGENFVTRKITMAAARIKLGLQDKLYLGNLNALRDWGYAPDYVYCMWLMLQNEKPEDFVIATGEQHSVREFATLAFRYVGIDLEWRGEGLHEEGVDRATGRVLVAVDESFFRPAEVETLLGDPTKARERLGWNPRMTPFEELVKRMVESDLELFAKEERKKL, via the coding sequence ATGTCTAGACCTATAGCTCTTATCACCGGCATCACGGGGCAAGACGGATCTTACCTCGCTGAGCTGCTTCTATCTAAGGGATACGAGGTGCACGGCACGCTACGCCGCGCCTCTTACTTCAACACGGCGCGCATCGAGCACCTATACCTCGACGACTGGGTGCGTGACCAGAGTCAGAGACGCAAGATAGAGCTGCACTGGGCCGACATGACGGACAGTTCGTCGCTCATACGCATCATCCAAGAGGTGCGCCCTACGGAGATTTACAACCTAGCGGCTCAGAGCCATGTCAAGGTCTCCTTTGACGTGCCAGAGTACACCGGCGATGTGACTGCCATCGGCACCCTCAGACTACTCGAGGCGGTGCGCATCTTAGGCATGAGCCAGTCAGTACGCATCTACCAAGCCTCCACGAGTGAGCTATATGGTCACGTGGCAGAGACTCCGCAAAATGAACTGACGCCCTTCCGCCCCTGCTCGCCCTATGCCTGCGCTAAGCTCTATGCCTACTGGATCATTCGCAACTATCGGGAGAGTTACGGCATGTTTGCGGTCAACGGGATCCTCTTTAACCATGAGAGTGAGCGACGGGGCGAGAACTTTGTCACCCGCAAGATCACAATGGCCGCAGCACGCATCAAGCTGGGACTGCAGGACAAGCTTTACCTAGGCAATCTCAATGCGCTCCGCGACTGGGGCTACGCGCCTGACTACGTCTACTGTATGTGGCTGATGCTGCAAAACGAAAAGCCCGAGGACTTTGTCATCGCCACGGGCGAGCAGCACTCGGTGCGGGAGTTTGCCACACTCGCCTTCCGCTATGTCGGCATCGACCTCGAGTGGCGAGGTGAAGGGCTTCACGAAGAGGGGGTAGATCGTGCCACGGGGCGCGTGCTGGTCGCTGTGGACGAGAGCTTCTTCCGTCCCGCTGAGGTGGAGACGCTCCTGGGCGACCCAACGAAGGCACGAGAGCGCCTCGGGTGGAACCCACGGATGACACCTTTCGAGGAACTGGTCAAGCGTATGGTCGAGAGTGATCTAGAGCTATTTGCCAAAGAAGAGCGTAAGAAGCTATGA
- a CDS encoding GDP-L-fucose synthase family protein, producing the protein MKQLTPESRIYVAGHRGLVGSAILRQLQARGYQHLITRTHQELDLLDAVAVERFMREERPDYIFLAAAHVGGIMANQTYRADFIMNNLGIQQNVLTSALRNGVEGLLFLGSSCIYPRLAPQPMREDALLTSPLEYTNEPYAIAKIAGMKMCESMNLQYGTNYLSVMPTNLYGYEDNFDLVNSHVLPAMIRKLHLAGVLLRGDLAALRRDVAQRPLEGLTEQSSLEEFTAELARYGITPTSLQLWGTGSALREFMWSDDLAEACITIAERVSFEELYPAGEREIRNTHINIGSGEEVSIRTLATLVAEATHYEGRIEWDSTKPDGTPRKLLDLTRLTSLGYTATTPLAVGIPQLYDWYCQQ; encoded by the coding sequence ATGAAACAATTGACACCTGAGAGCCGCATCTATGTGGCTGGACATCGCGGCTTGGTAGGATCGGCGATACTCCGCCAACTGCAAGCACGAGGCTACCAGCACTTGATCACACGCACGCATCAAGAGCTAGACTTACTGGACGCAGTGGCGGTAGAGCGCTTCATGCGTGAGGAGCGACCCGACTACATCTTCCTCGCAGCAGCGCATGTGGGCGGGATCATGGCCAATCAGACCTACCGTGCCGACTTTATCATGAACAATCTGGGGATTCAGCAAAACGTCCTCACCTCTGCGCTGCGCAATGGTGTCGAGGGATTGCTTTTCCTCGGCAGTAGCTGCATCTATCCTCGGCTTGCGCCTCAACCAATGCGTGAGGATGCGCTACTCACCTCACCTCTGGAGTACACCAATGAGCCGTACGCTATCGCCAAGATCGCAGGAATGAAGATGTGCGAGAGTATGAACCTCCAGTACGGCACGAACTATCTCTCGGTCATGCCGACCAATCTATATGGTTACGAAGACAACTTTGACCTAGTCAATAGCCATGTCCTGCCCGCTATGATCCGCAAGCTACACCTGGCGGGCGTATTGCTCCGTGGCGACCTAGCAGCACTACGGCGGGACGTGGCGCAGCGTCCGCTCGAGGGCTTGACAGAGCAGAGTAGTCTGGAGGAGTTCACGGCAGAGCTAGCACGATACGGCATCACGCCTACCAGTTTGCAGCTATGGGGCACGGGGTCGGCACTGCGTGAGTTCATGTGGAGCGACGACCTGGCGGAGGCTTGCATCACCATTGCTGAGCGGGTGTCGTTTGAGGAGCTATACCCCGCCGGCGAGCGAGAGATCCGCAATACGCACATCAACATCGGCTCGGGCGAAGAGGTATCCATCCGCACGCTGGCCACGCTCGTCGCTGAGGCGACGCACTACGAGGGGCGCATCGAGTGGGACAGCACAAAGCCCGACGGCACCCCCCGCAAGCTCCTCGACCTGACGCGTCTCACCTCCCTCGGCTACACCGCCACGACGCCTCTCGCCGTCGGCATCCCCCAGCTCTACGACTGGTACTGCCAGCAGTAA
- a CDS encoding PglZ domain-containing protein: MSAIQILWVDDEIDLLRPHIIFLEQHGYQVTPCVSGADALDLLQEQSYDLVFLDEQMPGLSGLETLARIAPLYPYLPVVMVTKSEEEHLMNEAISRQIADYLIKPVNPHQLLLSLKKVLHREQIVTEATQQNYIQAFRELSLRINSAGTIDEWMAIYKEISKWVMQVDNYLPDMAETLQSQRDEANRLFAKFIIKEYEGWIQNPKRAPLMSHTLMRDKVFPMLDRGEHVFLILIDNFRWDQWLAVQEMLSGLFTFDDGMYTAILPTATQYARNAIFSGLMPLEITKTFPELWVDEESEEGKNLNEEPMIASLLKRYRKPYSFAYRKVYETSFGERVLAQLNELEDNQLNVIVLNFVDMLSHARTESKMIRELASSEAAYRSLTQSWFRHSTTYRLFEQVAQMGAKIILTTDHGSVRVRKPVKIIGNRNTSTNLRYKLGQSLTFDAKEAYAPSKPKDIGLPVNHLTDSYVFCYEQNFFAYPNNYNYYVNYYRDTLQHGGISMEEMLVPCITLTPR; encoded by the coding sequence ATGTCCGCAATACAGATACTCTGGGTCGATGACGAGATAGATCTCCTGAGACCGCACATCATATTCCTCGAGCAGCACGGCTATCAGGTCACCCCCTGCGTGAGTGGTGCCGACGCCCTCGACTTGCTGCAAGAGCAGTCGTACGACTTAGTCTTCCTCGATGAGCAGATGCCTGGCTTGTCGGGACTAGAGACGCTCGCACGCATCGCTCCGCTCTACCCCTACCTCCCCGTCGTCATGGTCACCAAGAGCGAGGAGGAGCACCTGATGAATGAGGCCATCAGCCGTCAGATAGCCGACTATCTCATCAAGCCGGTCAATCCCCACCAACTTCTCCTCTCGCTCAAGAAAGTACTGCACCGAGAGCAGATCGTCACTGAGGCTACACAGCAAAACTACATACAAGCCTTCCGTGAGCTATCCCTACGGATCAATAGTGCTGGCACCATCGACGAGTGGATGGCTATCTATAAGGAGATCTCCAAGTGGGTCATGCAGGTAGACAACTACCTCCCCGATATGGCGGAGACGCTTCAGTCGCAGCGTGACGAGGCGAATAGACTCTTCGCTAAGTTCATTATTAAGGAGTACGAGGGGTGGATACAAAATCCTAAGCGCGCTCCGCTCATGAGCCACACGCTGATGCGAGACAAAGTCTTCCCGATGCTAGATCGTGGCGAGCATGTCTTCCTAATCCTCATCGACAACTTCCGCTGGGACCAGTGGCTCGCTGTGCAGGAGATGCTGAGCGGACTCTTCACCTTCGACGATGGCATGTACACCGCTATCCTACCGACAGCCACACAATATGCGCGGAATGCGATCTTCTCAGGGCTCATGCCTCTAGAGATTACGAAAACCTTTCCCGAGCTATGGGTCGATGAGGAGAGCGAAGAGGGCAAAAATCTCAACGAAGAGCCCATGATCGCAAGCCTCCTCAAGCGTTACCGCAAGCCCTACAGCTTCGCCTACCGCAAGGTCTACGAGACCTCCTTCGGCGAGCGAGTCCTCGCTCAGCTCAACGAGCTGGAGGACAATCAGCTCAACGTCATCGTCCTCAACTTCGTCGATATGCTATCGCATGCTCGCACCGAGAGCAAGATGATCCGCGAGCTTGCCAGCAGCGAGGCCGCTTACCGCTCCCTGACGCAGAGTTGGTTCCGCCACTCGACCACCTATCGGCTCTTCGAGCAAGTCGCTCAGATGGGCGCCAAGATCATCCTGACCACCGACCATGGCTCCGTCCGCGTCCGCAAGCCAGTCAAGATCATCGGCAATCGCAACACTTCGACCAATCTGCGCTATAAGCTAGGCCAAAGCCTCACCTTCGACGCCAAGGAGGCCTACGCACCCAGCAAACCAAAGGATATAGGTCTTCCTGTCAACCATTTGACAGACAGTTACGTCTTCTGCTACGAGCAGAACTTCTTCGCCTATCCCAACAACTATAACTACTACGTCAATTACTACCGTGACACGCTCCAGCACGGAGGTATCTCTATGGAGGAGATGCTCGTGCCCTGTATCACGCTCACGCCTCGTTAA